A window from Mycolicibacterium tokaiense encodes these proteins:
- the cmrA gene encoding mycolate reductase (Catalyzes the final step in mycolic acid biosynthesis.) yields MPVPQPHPDARAVVTGASQNIGEALALELAARGHHLIITARRAEVLTALADRITAQYGVTVEVRPVDLADPAARGVLCDELAERNISILCLNAGTATFGPIAKLDPAGEKQQVQLNVLGVHDLALAVVPGMVARGSGGILISGSAAGNSPIPNNATYAASKAFANTFSESLRGELKSAGVHVTLLAPGPVRETLPAETEQSLVERLIPDFLWISTEYTAKLSLDGLEHNKMRVVPGVTSKAMSVASGYTPRAIVTPIVGAVYKKLGGG; encoded by the coding sequence GTGCCAGTACCCCAGCCACACCCCGATGCGCGCGCCGTCGTCACCGGCGCCTCCCAGAACATCGGCGAAGCCCTGGCCCTCGAACTCGCCGCGCGCGGGCATCACCTGATCATCACCGCCCGCCGGGCCGAGGTGCTGACCGCGCTGGCTGACCGGATCACCGCGCAATACGGGGTGACCGTCGAGGTCCGCCCGGTCGACCTCGCCGATCCGGCGGCGCGCGGGGTGCTGTGCGACGAGCTGGCCGAGCGCAACATCTCGATCCTGTGCCTCAACGCGGGCACCGCGACATTCGGCCCGATCGCGAAACTCGATCCCGCCGGGGAGAAGCAGCAGGTGCAGCTGAATGTCCTTGGGGTGCACGATCTTGCCCTCGCGGTGGTGCCGGGCATGGTGGCCCGCGGCAGTGGCGGCATCCTGATTTCCGGTTCGGCGGCGGGCAATTCGCCGATCCCGAACAATGCCACCTATGCGGCCAGCAAGGCCTTCGCCAACACCTTCAGCGAGTCTCTGCGCGGTGAGCTCAAGTCAGCCGGCGTGCATGTGACGCTGCTGGCACCCGGCCCGGTGCGCGAGACGCTGCCCGCCGAGACAGAGCAGTCGCTGGTGGAACGGTTGATCCCGGACTTCCTGTGGATCTCCACCGAGTACACCGCGAAGCTGTCGCTGGATGGCTTGGAGCACAACAAGATGCGCGTGGTACCCGGGGTGACGTCCAAGGCGATGTCAGTGGCCAGCGGCTACACCCCGCGCGCCATCGTCACACCGATCGTCGGCGCGGTGTACAAGAAGCTCGGCGGCGGCTAG
- a CDS encoding MFS transporter, translating to MRARSRIAAWALWDCGSTGMNAIVVTFVFSVYLTGAVGEGTPGGASPVSWLGRAEAIAGLTVALLAPVTGVWVQASRLRREVLAVLTGLAVAVTASMSLIRDDPAYLFAGLALLAVAAACGDLASVPYNALLRQLSTSQTSGRISGMGWAAGYFGSVLLLVLVYFGFIAGDGPERGFLSLSTGGGENIRMAMLLAAAWFAVFALPLLLTVHRWPRPVEPRQDRIGLIGAYRKVWTDVRAEWQRDHNLVYYLVSSAVFRDGLAGVFAFGAVLGVSVYGLSEGDVLIFGIAACVVAAIGAVVGGLVDDRVGSKPVIVTSLVCLILTGLTLLSLSGTLVFWVCGLLLCLFIGPTQSSARTQLLRMTTEGREGVAFGLYTMTGRAVSFLAPWMFFMFIDAFGTDRAGTAGLCVVLGVGLLGMVFVKVPAHVR from the coding sequence ATGAGAGCCCGTTCCCGGATCGCCGCGTGGGCATTGTGGGACTGCGGCTCTACCGGGATGAACGCGATCGTCGTCACATTCGTGTTCTCGGTGTACCTGACCGGGGCTGTCGGTGAGGGCACTCCCGGTGGTGCGTCGCCGGTGAGCTGGTTGGGCCGGGCCGAGGCCATCGCGGGTCTGACAGTCGCGCTGCTGGCACCGGTCACCGGGGTGTGGGTGCAGGCGTCGCGGCTGCGGCGCGAAGTGCTCGCGGTGCTCACCGGCCTCGCGGTGGCAGTCACCGCCTCGATGAGCCTGATCCGCGACGACCCGGCCTATCTGTTCGCCGGCCTGGCCCTGTTGGCGGTGGCCGCGGCCTGCGGTGATCTGGCCAGCGTGCCCTACAACGCCTTGTTGCGACAGCTCTCCACCTCGCAGACCTCCGGCCGGATATCGGGGATGGGCTGGGCTGCAGGCTATTTCGGCAGTGTCTTGCTGCTGGTGCTGGTCTACTTCGGGTTCATCGCAGGCGACGGACCCGAGCGGGGGTTCCTGTCGCTGTCGACTGGCGGCGGCGAGAACATCCGGATGGCGATGTTGCTGGCGGCGGCCTGGTTCGCGGTGTTCGCGCTGCCGCTGCTGCTCACCGTGCACCGCTGGCCCCGCCCGGTGGAACCGCGGCAGGATCGGATCGGCCTGATCGGGGCCTACCGCAAGGTGTGGACCGATGTCAGGGCCGAATGGCAGCGAGACCACAACCTGGTCTACTACCTGGTGTCCAGCGCCGTCTTCCGCGACGGACTGGCCGGCGTGTTCGCCTTCGGCGCTGTGCTCGGGGTGTCGGTATACGGGCTCAGCGAGGGCGACGTCCTCATCTTCGGAATTGCAGCATGTGTGGTGGCGGCCATCGGCGCGGTCGTCGGCGGCCTCGTCGACGACCGGGTGGGTTCCAAACCGGTGATCGTCACATCACTGGTCTGCCTGATTCTCACCGGGCTGACGCTGTTGAGCCTGTCCGGGACTCTGGTCTTCTGGGTGTGCGGGTTGTTGCTGTGCCTGTTCATCGGACCCACCCAGTCCTCGGCGCGCACCCAGCTGCTGCGGATGACGACGGAGGGCCGCGAGGGGGTGGCGTTCGGGCTCTACACGATGACGGGTCGGGCGGTGTCGTTCCTGGCGCCGTGGATGTTCTTCATGTTCATCGACGCCTTTGGCACCGATCGTGCGGGGACCGCGGGGCTGTGTGTGGTGCTGGGCGTCGGGCTGCTGGGGATGGTGTTCGTCAAGGTGCCCGCACACGTGCGCTGA
- a CDS encoding MmpS family transport accessory protein produces the protein MSDPRRPDGSDPYRRGWSQPTEPMGDHNARYPDAPYPDPAYAGPYSYPSYTPTQHTEQLPPYWTQTQQPMQPPPEPPEPRSARWLWLAAGTAVLVVVGLVIALVINETSSKEDTFVAPLPPVAQEPTTPTTVPPTTTRAPSTTAPSPTLPTPSTSVPLLPPTTAVPGVSEPVEYTVSGEGRAISITYVDAGGVLQMEFNVVLPWSKQVNLSSPALSAASVTVLNVGREVTCTVEVDGEQVRERTGTGLTICASVG, from the coding sequence ATGAGCGATCCACGCCGACCCGACGGGTCTGATCCTTATCGCCGTGGCTGGTCCCAGCCGACGGAACCGATGGGCGATCACAATGCCCGCTACCCCGACGCCCCCTATCCGGACCCCGCGTACGCCGGGCCGTACAGCTATCCGAGCTACACCCCGACCCAGCACACCGAGCAGCTGCCGCCCTACTGGACACAAACCCAGCAGCCGATGCAGCCGCCGCCCGAACCGCCGGAGCCACGCTCGGCGCGCTGGCTGTGGCTGGCTGCAGGCACAGCCGTGCTGGTCGTGGTCGGCTTGGTGATCGCCCTGGTGATCAACGAGACCAGCTCCAAGGAAGACACCTTCGTGGCTCCGCTGCCGCCGGTTGCCCAGGAACCGACCACACCCACCACGGTGCCTCCCACCACCACCCGCGCGCCCAGCACCACTGCCCCCTCGCCGACGCTGCCCACGCCGTCCACCTCGGTGCCGCTGCTGCCGCCGACCACCGCCGTGCCCGGAGTCAGCGAGCCGGTGGAGTACACCGTCAGCGGGGAGGGGCGGGCCATCAGCATCACCTACGTCGACGCCGGCGGGGTCCTGCAGATGGAGTTCAATGTGGTGCTGCCGTGGTCGAAGCAGGTGAACCTGTCCTCGCCCGCGCTGAGCGCCGCGTCGGTGACCGTGCTCAACGTCGGTCGCGAGGTGACGTGCACGGTGGAAGTGGACGGTGAGCAGGTGCGGGAGCGGACCGGGACGGGCCTGACCATCTGTGCGTCCGTGGGGTGA